The Chloroflexia bacterium SDU3-3 genomic interval TGGTGGCGCTGCTGCGGCCGCCGCACCCGGCGCAGGCGCTGACCGCTGCGGTGCTGTTCCTGGTGCCCGGCGTGCCCATGATCAGCTCGGTGGTGGATCTGTTCCGGGGCGACACGGTCTCGGGCACGGCGCGGGCGGTGAGCGCGCTGCTGATGCTGATCGGCATCGCGGGCGGGTTGTGGGCCACGCTGCTGGTGAGCGGGGCGAAGCTGGACCTGACGCCCGGCGTGTCGAGCAACATCCCGCTGGCCATGGCCATGGCGTTCTGCTCGGCGGGCGGCTTCGGCGTGATGTTCGATGTGCCGCGCCGCGCGCTGGCGGTGGCGGCGCTGGTGGGGGCGCTGGTCTACGGGCTGTACCGCGTGTTCCAGATGTGGGGCGTGCCGATCGGTGCGGCGGCGTTCCTGGCGGGCATGTCGATCAGCCTGCTCTCCGAGCTGCTGTCGCGCCGCATGCTGCTGCCGACCCCGGCGTTCACCATCCCGGGATTCCTGCCGCTGGTGCCCGGCTCGGCGGCGTTCCGCACGCTGCTGAACTTTGTGGCCGAGGACTACGCGGCTGGCTCGGCCAACCTGGTGCGCACGGCGATCATCGTGATCGCGCTGGCGGCGGGGATCGGCACGGTGAGCGCGCTGGCGCGGCTGGGGCAGCGCCAGCCGTAGCGCGGCGCGGGCTTCAGTGGGTGCGATGTTGGGCGGGCATGAAGCCCGCCCTTATGGTGTGTCTCGCTGCTACGATGTCGCGCCCCCAAGCTTTTTTCTTTGCGGTATTGTCGCTTGTGGCTGGTGGGCGGATGCCTTGGCTTTGGGCGATTTTGGGTGACTTTCCCCTGATTTTCTATCAATCTACGCGCCATTCTATCCCGCCATGGGGCTATGCCCCCTTACATGGTGTCACTTTTGGGGGTGTTTCTGCGTCGTTTTGGGGTCGGCCCGACCGTAGGCAATGCTTGCAGCGTTGCCCGGTCGGGCCGACCGGCTGCGGCCTCGATGATGATGGTTTCTCGT includes:
- a CDS encoding threonine/serine exporter family protein → MSYDLLLERLLLQHAKVESSGSAAKAATREEMREILAAAMRAGQIMLENGANTARAEETVHYVALALGADSCDVYVTPTGIIATIYAGTEHRTRIQRIVRSNVDLSKVAAVGVVSRRASRRELDRAGVQAALEQAAGQPREYTPLITTLAVGLACACSAILFGGGVWEAAIAFVSAALAYYVRGRLMSLQLSRPLLTFFVATIAASLALALVALLRPPHPAQALTAAVLFLVPGVPMISSVVDLFRGDTVSGTARAVSALLMLIGIAGGLWATLLVSGAKLDLTPGVSSNIPLAMAMAFCSAGGFGVMFDVPRRALAVAALVGALVYGLYRVFQMWGVPIGAAAFLAGMSISLLSELLSRRMLLPTPAFTIPGFLPLVPGSAAFRTLLNFVAEDYAAGSANLVRTAIIVIALAAGIGTVSALARLGQRQP